The Onychomys torridus chromosome 4, mOncTor1.1, whole genome shotgun sequence genome includes a window with the following:
- the LOC118583046 gene encoding olfactory receptor 1052-like: MADVNFTFVTEFILLGLTDRDELKVFLFILFLLIYAVSLVGNVGMFLLIYITPKLHTPMYHFLSCLSFVDAWYSSIFAPKMLLNFFVEREIISFSACILQYFLFVSLLTTEGFLLAAMAYDRYVAIVNPLLYTVAMTKMVCIGLVLGSCIGGLINSVTHTIGLMRLSFCGPNVISHFFCDLPPLLKLSCSDTSMNELLLLVFTTIIAMITFLTVVVSYIFIVAAILRIRSAAGRHKAFSTCASHLTAVTLFYGSISFSYIQPSSQYSLEQEKVVSVFYTLVIPMLNPLIYSLRNKEVKDAVKRVMEMKSFSC, from the coding sequence ATGGCTGATGTCAATTTTACATTTGTTACTGAGTTTATCCTTTTGGGACTGACAGATCGTGATGAACTCAAGGTGTTTCTCTTCATATTGTTCCTGTTGATCTATGCTGTCTCTTTGGTAGGGAATGTAGGAATGTTCCTTCTGATATACATAACGCCTAAACTCCACACACCTATGTATCACTTTCTTAGCTGTTTGTCATTTGTGGATGCATGGTATTCTTCAATATTTGCCCCCAAAATGTTGCTGAACTTCTTTGTTGAAAGAGAGATCATCTCATTCTCAGCATGCATCCtgcaatattttttgtttgtatcaCTGCTTACCACAGAGGGGTTTTTGCTGGCTGCAATGGCTTATGACAGATATGTAGCCATTGTGAACCCATTACTATATACAGTGGCCATGACTAAAATGGTTTGCATTGGGCTGGTGTTGGGCTCATGTATAGGAGGTTTAATCAATTCAGTTACACATACAATTGGCTTAATGAGGCTGTCTTTCTGTGGGCCAAATGTCATTAGTCACTTCTTCTGTGACCTTCCTCCCCTGTTAAAGCTATCCTGTTCTGACACCTCCATGAATGAACTGCTGCTTTTGGTCTTCACCACCATCATTGCAATGATTACCTTCTTGACTGTGGTGGTCTCCTACATCTTCATTGTCGCTGCTATCCTGAGGATCCgctcagcagcaggcaggcacaaagccttctccacctgtgCTTCCCACTTGACAGCTGTGACTTTGTTCTATGGCTCCATCAGCTTCAGTTACATTCAGCCAAGCTCCCAATACTCCTTAGAACAAGAGAAGGTAGTGTCTGTATTCTACACCCTGGTGATTCCCATGTTGAACCCACTGATTTACAGTTTAAGGAACAAGGAAGTAAAGGATGCTGTGAAAAGAGTAATGGAGATGAAAAGTTTCTCTTGTTGA